A DNA window from Amycolatopsis sp. DSM 110486 contains the following coding sequences:
- a CDS encoding SDR family oxidoreductase has translation MAKQPRTLSGKVIVITGGAQGIGAATATALKRLGARVVLGDLDHVRAEKTAGELGPEAVALALDVTDTKAFTEFLDEVERQVGPIDVLINNAGIMPLAPLDEEDDAATRRMLEINLHAVIHGTREAVKRMKPRRTGHIVNIASMAGKSGFPGAATYCATKHAVVGLSEAVHLELRGTGVSVSCVMPAVVRTELASGLGEAKFIKSVGPEDVAAAIADALKYPKFDVFVPKSLDFTGRITRLFPRAFGEWFVRALGGDQLLASAAHSPARAEYESRAAQSAPAADAGN, from the coding sequence ATGGCCAAGCAGCCGCGAACGCTGTCCGGAAAGGTCATCGTCATCACCGGTGGCGCGCAGGGCATCGGGGCCGCAACGGCCACCGCGCTCAAGCGGCTCGGCGCGCGGGTGGTGCTGGGCGACCTCGACCACGTCCGCGCGGAGAAGACGGCCGGTGAGCTGGGGCCGGAGGCCGTCGCGCTGGCGCTGGACGTGACCGACACGAAAGCGTTCACCGAGTTCCTCGACGAGGTCGAGCGCCAGGTCGGGCCCATCGACGTGCTGATCAACAACGCCGGCATCATGCCGCTGGCGCCGCTCGACGAGGAGGACGACGCGGCGACGCGGCGGATGCTGGAGATCAATCTGCACGCGGTCATCCACGGCACGCGCGAAGCCGTGAAGCGGATGAAGCCGCGGCGGACCGGGCACATCGTGAACATCGCTTCGATGGCCGGGAAGTCCGGGTTCCCGGGCGCGGCCACGTACTGCGCGACCAAGCACGCCGTGGTCGGGCTGTCGGAGGCGGTGCACCTCGAGCTGCGCGGTACGGGCGTGTCGGTGTCGTGCGTGATGCCGGCGGTGGTGCGCACGGAGCTGGCGTCCGGGCTCGGCGAGGCGAAGTTCATCAAGTCCGTGGGGCCCGAAGACGTCGCGGCGGCGATCGCGGATGCCCTGAAATACCCGAAGTTCGATGTTTTCGTGCCGAAATCCCTGGATTTCACTGGCCGGATCACGCGGCTGTTCCCGCGCGCGTTCGGCGAATGGTTCGTGCGCGCGCTCGGCGGTGATCAGCTGCTGGCGTCGGCCGCGCATTCTCCGGCGCGGGCGGAATACGAGTCCCGCGCTGCTCAGAGCGCTCCGGCGGCCGACGCGGGGAACTAG
- a CDS encoding GNAT family N-acetyltransferase produces MGTFTIRPGEPGDADTLLRFFDEAVEWLVARGSAGQWGDQPWSGIPHRGSRVADMATEPGLGIAEVDGEPAGALIVREECPKYVPPAGERELYIGLLITSRRFAGHRVGARLLEHSLEEARKRGIGLVRVDCWAGGDGELQRYYEGQGFTPTVRFDVDGWIGQVFERRL; encoded by the coding sequence ATGGGGACTTTCACGATCCGCCCAGGCGAACCCGGCGACGCCGACACGTTGCTGCGCTTCTTCGACGAGGCGGTCGAGTGGCTGGTCGCGCGCGGCAGCGCCGGTCAGTGGGGTGATCAGCCGTGGAGCGGCATTCCGCACCGGGGCTCGCGCGTGGCCGACATGGCGACGGAGCCGGGTCTCGGCATCGCCGAGGTCGACGGTGAGCCCGCGGGGGCGTTGATCGTCCGCGAGGAATGCCCGAAGTACGTGCCGCCGGCCGGGGAGCGGGAGCTGTACATCGGGCTGCTCATCACGTCGCGCCGGTTCGCGGGTCACCGGGTGGGCGCGCGGCTGCTGGAGCACTCGCTGGAGGAAGCCCGGAAACGCGGCATCGGCCTCGTGCGCGTCGACTGCTGGGCCGGCGGCGACGGTGAGCTGCAGCGCTACTACGAGGGCCAGGGCTTCACGCCGACGGTCCGCTTCGACGTCGACGGCTGGATCGGTCAGGTCTTCGAGCGACGCCTCTGA
- the map gene encoding type I methionyl aminopeptidase, with translation MVELKTATELAVMREAGRVVAQTLVAVREAADIGVSLAELDAVAAQVMADAGAKPSFLGYHPNWAPTPYPGVICASVNDAVVHGIPGRYRLRDGDLLSIDCGASIDGWHGDAAVSFVVGAADSADLALIAATEKALAAGIAAARPGAKKGDISAAIASIGRASGYGVTEDHGGHGIGRAMHEDPPVPNDGRPGRGPRLRPGLVLALEPMFTRGGLDDYRHADDGWTVHTTDGTRASHSEHTVAITEAGPLVLTLP, from the coding sequence ATGGTGGAGCTGAAGACCGCGACCGAGCTCGCGGTGATGCGGGAGGCGGGCCGCGTGGTGGCCCAGACGCTGGTTGCGGTGCGGGAGGCCGCGGACATCGGCGTTTCGCTGGCCGAGCTGGACGCCGTCGCCGCTCAGGTGATGGCCGACGCCGGCGCGAAGCCGTCGTTCCTCGGCTACCACCCGAACTGGGCGCCGACGCCGTACCCGGGCGTGATCTGCGCCAGCGTCAACGACGCCGTCGTCCACGGCATCCCCGGCCGGTACCGGCTACGCGACGGCGACCTGCTGAGCATCGACTGCGGCGCGTCCATCGACGGCTGGCACGGCGACGCCGCGGTGAGCTTCGTCGTCGGCGCAGCGGACTCGGCCGACCTCGCCTTGATCGCCGCGACGGAAAAGGCGCTCGCGGCAGGCATCGCGGCCGCGCGGCCCGGCGCGAAGAAGGGCGACATTTCGGCCGCCATCGCCTCGATCGGCCGCGCGTCGGGTTACGGCGTCACCGAAGACCACGGCGGCCACGGCATCGGCCGTGCGATGCACGAGGACCCGCCGGTGCCCAACGACGGCCGCCCCGGTCGCGGCCCGCGCCTGCGGCCCGGCCTGGTCCTCGCCCTCGAGCCCATGTTCACCCGCGGCGGCCTCGACGACTACCGGCACGCCGACGACGGCTGGACCGTCCACACCACCGACGGCACCCGCGCGTCGCACTCGGAGCACACCGTCGCGATCACCGAGGCCGGGCCGCTGGTCCTGACACTGCCCTAG
- a CDS encoding RidA family protein: MHIENRLAELGLQLPEPMNPPPGVTLSFPWVRVFRDRAFVSGHGPLLPDGSLAGPFGNVGAEVTEEQAYAAARLTALAVLTSLKRALGDLDRVTAWLRVFGMVNTAPGFARTPAVVNGFSDLIVQLWGADAGDHARSAVGLAELPFGIPVEIEAEVAID, translated from the coding sequence GTGCACATCGAAAACCGCCTGGCCGAGCTCGGCCTGCAGCTGCCGGAGCCGATGAACCCGCCGCCCGGCGTCACGCTCTCGTTTCCGTGGGTCCGCGTCTTCCGGGACCGCGCTTTCGTTTCAGGCCACGGCCCGTTGCTACCCGACGGGTCCCTCGCCGGCCCGTTCGGCAACGTCGGCGCCGAGGTCACCGAGGAACAGGCGTATGCGGCCGCCCGCCTGACCGCGCTCGCGGTGCTCACCTCACTGAAGCGCGCGCTCGGCGACCTCGACCGTGTCACGGCGTGGCTGCGCGTGTTCGGCATGGTCAACACCGCGCCCGGGTTCGCCCGCACTCCAGCCGTGGTCAACGGTTTTTCCGACCTCATCGTGCAGCTGTGGGGCGCGGACGCGGGTGACCACGCGCGCTCGGCGGTCGGCCTCGCCGAGCTGCCGTTCGGCATTCCGGTGGAGATCGAGGCGGAAGTGGCGATCGACTAA
- a CDS encoding FAD-dependent monooxygenase, which translates to MTDTAWTASGDETPAAAAERFRGRLAAATGARPRVRIRDWIKPFTIRQRAVPTMQSGRCFVAGDAAHVHSPAGGQGMNTGLQDAFNLGWKLAAACAGDAGEALLDTYSLERVPVGSALLDATAMITDYVMHGDLSDQSGVDSAGREIIGRTQALASRYTDSPLTSPGPGTPAPGERVTRVGPSAAKTPGWRDFLDRLRDPRWLLVHRATASPAAPGLTGCPVADPVAEDLQLGDGWLLVRPDGYIAARGTNGTPVRFGYAGG; encoded by the coding sequence CTGACCGACACCGCATGGACCGCCAGCGGCGACGAGACTCCGGCCGCCGCCGCCGAACGCTTCCGCGGCCGCCTCGCCGCGGCGACGGGCGCCCGGCCGCGAGTGCGGATCCGCGACTGGATCAAACCGTTCACCATCCGGCAACGCGCGGTCCCCACCATGCAGTCCGGCCGCTGCTTCGTCGCGGGCGACGCTGCCCACGTCCACAGTCCGGCCGGCGGTCAGGGCATGAACACCGGGCTGCAGGACGCGTTCAACCTGGGCTGGAAACTGGCGGCCGCCTGCGCGGGCGACGCCGGCGAGGCCCTGCTGGACACGTACTCGCTCGAACGCGTCCCGGTCGGCTCCGCACTGCTCGACGCCACCGCGATGATCACCGACTATGTGATGCACGGCGACCTCTCCGATCAGTCCGGAGTGGACAGTGCGGGCCGCGAGATCATCGGCCGTACTCAGGCGCTCGCGTCGCGCTATACCGACAGCCCGCTCACCTCGCCCGGTCCCGGAACTCCGGCGCCCGGCGAGCGCGTCACCCGCGTCGGCCCTTCGGCTGCGAAGACGCCCGGCTGGCGCGATTTTCTCGACCGGCTGCGTGATCCGCGCTGGCTGCTCGTGCACCGCGCCACGGCGAGTCCCGCGGCGCCCGGGCTGACCGGATGCCCCGTGGCCGATCCGGTGGCCGAGGACCTGCAACTCGGCGACGGCTGGCTGCTCGTGCGTCCTGACGGCTACATCGCCGCCCGCGGTACGAACGGGACCCCGGTGCGATTCGGGTACGCCGGCGGTTAG
- a CDS encoding alpha/beta fold hydrolase, giving the protein MRETPQWQEDLALAHTTAYDAAIVEAGLPEVSVPARFVLGGASPTRMVDGVRRYAARLGAEVRVLDDQQHFAQRTAPAALAAVIVS; this is encoded by the coding sequence ATGCGGGAAACCCCGCAGTGGCAAGAAGATCTCGCGCTCGCGCACACCACTGCGTACGACGCGGCGATCGTCGAGGCGGGGTTACCCGAGGTCTCCGTGCCGGCGCGGTTCGTGCTGGGTGGCGCCAGCCCGACCCGCATGGTTGACGGGGTGCGCCGCTACGCCGCCCGGCTGGGTGCGGAGGTGCGCGTGCTCGACGACCAGCAGCACTTCGCCCAGCGCACCGCACCCGCCGCGCTGGCCGCGGTCATCGTGTCTTGA
- a CDS encoding alpha/beta fold hydrolase has translation MPEEQALNVGPSGIELAYERFGDPGMPPVVLIMGGGAQMINWPEEFCRELVDRGLHVIRFDNRDSGRSTHFDDAPVPDFPAVLAGDFATASYTLSDLAGDTVGLLDLLGLESAHLVGASLGGMIAQMVAIEHPDRVRTLTSIMSTTGAPGVGAPDPSILAEMGQPPSEREAFVAWQVRASRITGSPGFEFDEAAVAERAGRTFDRGYPALGMPRQAVAVVASGDRTDRLRGLDVPTLVIHGDADRMCDLSGGRATADAIPGAELVVVPGMGHSLPRELWADFATRIAALVKTR, from the coding sequence ATGCCTGAGGAACAAGCACTGAACGTCGGCCCGTCCGGAATCGAGCTGGCGTACGAACGCTTCGGTGACCCCGGAATGCCGCCGGTCGTGCTGATCATGGGCGGTGGCGCGCAGATGATCAACTGGCCTGAGGAGTTCTGCCGGGAACTGGTGGACCGCGGCCTGCACGTGATCCGCTTCGACAACCGCGACTCCGGCCGGTCCACGCATTTCGACGACGCGCCCGTGCCGGATTTCCCGGCCGTTCTCGCGGGGGATTTCGCGACGGCGTCCTACACGCTGTCGGACCTCGCGGGTGACACGGTAGGGCTGCTTGATCTGCTCGGGCTGGAGAGCGCACACCTCGTCGGAGCGTCGCTCGGCGGGATGATCGCGCAGATGGTCGCCATCGAGCACCCCGATCGGGTGCGGACGCTGACGTCCATCATGTCCACGACCGGCGCCCCGGGTGTGGGTGCGCCCGACCCGTCGATCTTGGCCGAGATGGGACAGCCGCCGAGCGAGCGGGAGGCGTTCGTGGCGTGGCAGGTGCGAGCGTCGCGGATCACCGGGTCGCCGGGGTTCGAGTTCGACGAAGCTGCCGTCGCCGAGCGAGCGGGGCGGACGTTCGACCGGGGCTACCCCGCACTGGGCATGCCGCGGCAAGCCGTCGCCGTGGTGGCGTCGGGCGACCGCACGGACCGGCTGCGAGGGCTGGACGTGCCCACCCTGGTCATCCACGGCGACGCCGACCGCATGTGCGACCTCAGCGGCGGCCGCGCAACGGCGGACGCGATTCCCGGGGCGGAGCTCGTGGTGGTGCCCGGCATGGGGCACAGCCTGCCGCGCGAGTTGTGGGCGGACTTCGCGACGCGGATCGCGGCGCTGGTCAAGACACGATGA
- a CDS encoding class I SAM-dependent methyltransferase produces the protein MTPDNQTLPANDYNSFAEAYAAQNESGIQNAYYEQPAMLELAGDVTGRRILDAGCGAGPLSEALRDRGAIMSGFDLSAGMLELARRRLGPEADLRVADLAEPLPYTDNAFDDIIASLVLHYLEDWGPSLTELRRILKPGGRLLISVDHPFAIHALQRMEGIKTNYFETYNWTEEWTFGSQTIPMSFWMRPLHAMTAAFTAAGFEISVISEPMPAPEARELWPEDYRLLTISPSFLFFVLTAS, from the coding sequence ATGACTCCGGACAATCAGACACTGCCGGCCAACGACTACAACAGCTTCGCCGAGGCGTACGCGGCTCAGAACGAGAGCGGCATCCAGAACGCCTACTACGAGCAGCCCGCGATGCTGGAGCTCGCCGGCGACGTCACCGGAAGACGGATTCTCGACGCCGGCTGCGGCGCCGGCCCGCTGTCCGAGGCGCTGCGCGATCGCGGCGCGATCATGTCCGGGTTCGACCTCAGCGCCGGCATGCTGGAGCTGGCCCGCCGCCGGCTCGGGCCCGAAGCCGACCTGCGCGTCGCCGATCTGGCCGAACCGTTGCCCTACACCGACAACGCGTTCGACGACATAATCGCGTCCCTCGTGCTGCATTACCTGGAGGACTGGGGCCCTTCGCTCACCGAGCTGCGGCGCATCCTCAAGCCGGGCGGCCGCCTGCTGATCTCGGTCGACCACCCCTTCGCGATCCACGCCCTGCAGCGCATGGAAGGCATCAAGACCAACTACTTCGAGACGTACAACTGGACCGAAGAGTGGACGTTCGGCAGCCAGACCATCCCGATGTCGTTCTGGATGCGGCCGCTGCACGCAATGACCGCCGCCTTCACCGCGGCGGGCTTCGAGATCTCCGTGATCAGCGAACCCATGCCCGCGCCAGAGGCTCGCGAGCTGTGGCCCGAGGACTACCGCCTGCTCACGATCAGCCCGAGCTTCCTGTTCTTCGTGCTGACCGCGAGCTGA
- a CDS encoding acyl-CoA dehydrogenase family protein, with translation MIDFRLDEEYEALRKTVEDFAHNEVAPVIGPMYEKEQFPYELVAKMGEMGLFGLPFAEEFGGMGGDYFALCLALEELARVDSSVAITLEAGVSLGAMPIYRFGTQEQKETWLPALCSGEALGGFGLTEPGGGSDAGATRTRAKLDGDQWVINGSKAFITNSGTDITRLVTVTAVTDVMENGRKEISAILVPSGTPGFAVAPKYSKVGWNCSDTHELSFADVRVPAENLVGIRGRGYAQFLSILDEGRVAIAALSVGLAQGCVDECLKYAKDRVAFGHRIGEYQAIQFKIADMEVRTHTARLAYYQAASKMLRGEPFKKEASIAKLVASDAAMDNARDATQIYGGYGFMNEYPVSRFYRDAKILEIGEGTSEVQRMLIARHLGVAG, from the coding sequence ATGATCGACTTCCGGCTGGACGAAGAGTACGAGGCGCTGCGCAAGACGGTCGAGGACTTCGCGCACAACGAGGTCGCGCCGGTGATCGGGCCGATGTACGAGAAGGAACAGTTCCCGTACGAGCTCGTCGCCAAGATGGGGGAGATGGGCCTGTTCGGCCTGCCGTTCGCCGAGGAGTTCGGCGGCATGGGCGGCGACTACTTCGCGCTGTGCCTGGCGTTGGAGGAGCTGGCGCGGGTCGACTCGTCGGTCGCGATCACGCTGGAGGCCGGCGTTTCCCTCGGCGCGATGCCGATCTACCGCTTTGGCACGCAGGAGCAGAAGGAAACCTGGCTGCCCGCCCTGTGCTCCGGCGAGGCCCTCGGCGGCTTCGGCCTCACAGAACCGGGCGGCGGTTCGGACGCCGGCGCCACGCGCACCCGGGCCAAGCTCGACGGCGACCAGTGGGTGATCAACGGCAGCAAGGCGTTCATCACCAACTCCGGCACCGACATCACGCGGCTGGTCACCGTCACGGCGGTCACCGACGTGATGGAGAACGGCCGCAAGGAGATCTCCGCGATCCTCGTGCCCTCGGGCACGCCGGGCTTCGCCGTGGCGCCCAAGTACTCCAAGGTCGGCTGGAACTGCTCGGACACGCACGAGCTGTCCTTTGCGGACGTTCGCGTGCCGGCGGAGAACCTCGTCGGCATCCGCGGCCGCGGCTACGCGCAGTTCCTGTCCATTCTGGACGAAGGCCGGGTCGCGATCGCCGCCTTGAGTGTGGGTCTGGCCCAGGGCTGCGTCGACGAGTGCCTCAAGTACGCGAAGGATCGCGTCGCCTTCGGCCACCGGATCGGCGAGTACCAGGCGATCCAGTTCAAGATCGCCGACATGGAGGTGCGCACCCACACCGCGCGCCTCGCGTATTACCAGGCGGCGTCGAAGATGCTGCGCGGCGAACCCTTCAAGAAGGAAGCGTCCATCGCGAAGCTCGTCGCCTCCGACGCCGCCATGGACAACGCCCGCGACGCCACCCAGATCTACGGCGGCTACGGCTTCATGAACGAATACCCGGTCAGCCGCTTCTACCGTGACGCGAAGATCCTGGAGATCGGCGAGGGGACGAGCGAGGTGCAGCGGATGCTCATCGCTCGCCACCTCGGCGTCGCGGGCTAG
- a CDS encoding acetyl-CoA carboxylase biotin carboxylase subunit, protein MFTTVLVANRGEIAVRVIRSLRELGIRSVAVYSDADADAKHVREADTAVRLGPAEAAKSYLSIPAIVAAAQVTGAQAVHPGYGFLAENAAFARACEEAGLVFIGPPVAAIEQMGDKIRAKATVSAAGVPVVPGVSDMDIPEGGFAEAVAGVGYPVLLKPSAGGGGKGMRLVHEGSELAAAIESARREARGSFGDDTLLVERFVTTPRHIEIQVLADKHGNVLHLGERECSLQRRHQKIIEEAPSVLLDEATRQKMGAAAAEAARSVGYVGAGTVEFIMSAHDADEFFFMEMNTRLQVEHPVTEMVTGLDLVAWQVRVAAGEPLTVKQEDVRLEGHAVEARVYAEDPARGFIPTGGTVLGVHEPSGDGVRVDSWMTEGAVVGSNYDPMLAKVIAYGPNRTAALRKLDRALADTALLGLGTNIAFLRALLADEDVRAGRLDTELVDRRLSSLVSSEVPEGFFVAAALDRLLSLQPQGSVVDPWDVPTGWRIGGGGGVTFRLRVGEVQAVVRVTGPVFKATVQVDDNEPVEATAARVGDVLEVRRDSGIERYRRAEGPQRTVWLARDGFGFAFADQEVRLAARGEAAGAGPVKSPMPGTVLVVKVAQGDVVAAGTPLLVVEAMKMEHTVTAPIDGVVSELSARAGQQVALDETLAVVSPSEEQR, encoded by the coding sequence TTGTTCACCACGGTCCTGGTCGCCAACCGAGGCGAGATCGCGGTCCGCGTGATCCGCTCGCTGCGGGAGCTGGGCATCCGCTCGGTCGCGGTCTACAGCGACGCGGACGCCGACGCCAAGCACGTGCGCGAGGCCGACACCGCGGTGCGCCTCGGCCCGGCCGAGGCGGCGAAAAGCTATTTGTCGATACCGGCCATCGTCGCTGCGGCCCAGGTGACGGGCGCGCAGGCCGTGCACCCGGGTTACGGCTTCCTCGCCGAGAACGCCGCGTTCGCGCGTGCCTGTGAAGAGGCCGGTCTGGTGTTCATCGGCCCGCCCGTCGCCGCGATCGAGCAGATGGGCGACAAGATCCGCGCCAAGGCCACGGTGTCCGCGGCCGGCGTGCCCGTCGTCCCCGGAGTGTCCGATATGGACATTCCCGAGGGCGGGTTCGCCGAGGCGGTGGCAGGGGTGGGTTACCCGGTGCTGCTGAAGCCGTCCGCGGGCGGTGGCGGCAAGGGCATGCGGCTCGTGCACGAGGGGTCGGAGCTCGCCGCCGCGATCGAGTCCGCGCGCCGCGAGGCCCGGGGTTCGTTCGGCGACGACACACTGCTGGTGGAGCGGTTCGTCACCACGCCGCGCCACATCGAGATCCAGGTGCTGGCCGACAAGCACGGCAACGTCCTGCACCTCGGCGAACGCGAGTGCAGCCTGCAGCGGCGGCACCAGAAGATCATCGAAGAGGCCCCGTCGGTGCTGCTCGACGAGGCCACGCGCCAGAAGATGGGCGCCGCCGCGGCCGAGGCCGCGCGGTCCGTGGGCTACGTCGGCGCGGGCACCGTCGAGTTCATCATGTCGGCGCACGACGCGGACGAGTTCTTCTTCATGGAGATGAACACGCGGCTGCAGGTGGAGCACCCCGTCACGGAGATGGTGACCGGGCTCGACCTCGTGGCGTGGCAGGTCCGCGTGGCCGCAGGTGAGCCGCTGACGGTGAAGCAGGAGGACGTGCGTCTCGAAGGCCACGCCGTCGAAGCCCGCGTGTACGCGGAGGATCCCGCGCGCGGCTTCATCCCGACCGGCGGCACGGTGCTCGGCGTCCACGAGCCGTCGGGCGACGGCGTGCGCGTGGACTCGTGGATGACCGAGGGCGCGGTGGTCGGGTCGAACTACGACCCGATGCTGGCCAAGGTGATCGCTTACGGCCCCAACCGCACGGCGGCGTTGCGCAAGCTCGACCGCGCGTTGGCGGACACGGCGTTGCTGGGGCTGGGCACGAACATCGCGTTCCTGCGCGCCCTGCTCGCCGACGAGGACGTGCGCGCGGGCCGGCTCGACACGGAGCTGGTGGACCGGCGGCTGTCGTCGCTGGTGTCGTCGGAGGTGCCCGAAGGGTTCTTCGTGGCAGCGGCGCTCGACCGGTTGCTTTCGTTGCAACCCCAGGGTTCCGTGGTGGACCCGTGGGACGTGCCCACCGGGTGGCGCATCGGCGGCGGAGGCGGGGTCACGTTCCGCCTGCGCGTCGGCGAGGTCCAGGCCGTGGTGCGGGTGACGGGGCCCGTTTTCAAGGCCACCGTGCAGGTCGACGACAACGAACCGGTCGAGGCCACCGCGGCCCGCGTCGGCGACGTGCTGGAAGTTCGACGCGACAGCGGGATCGAGCGCTACCGCCGCGCCGAAGGTCCACAACGGACGGTCTGGCTCGCGCGCGACGGCTTCGGTTTCGCGTTCGCGGACCAGGAAGTGCGGCTGGCGGCGCGTGGTGAAGCCGCGGGCGCCGGGCCGGTGAAGAGCCCGATGCCGGGCACGGTCCTGGTGGTCAAGGTCGCCCAGGGCGACGTGGTCGCGGCCGGCACACCGTTGCTGGTCGTGGAAGCGATGAAGATGGAACACACCGTGACCGCGCCGATCGACGGCGTGGTGAGCGAGCTTTCGGCGCGCGCGGGCCAGCAGGTGGCGTTGGACGAAACCCTGGCCGTGGTGAGCCCGAGCGAGGAGCAACGATGA
- a CDS encoding carboxyl transferase domain-containing protein codes for MDTPVLSSSADPRSDAFARSVTSHGELVEDLRKRLDAARLGGPEKSRIRHVERGKLLPRDRVDTLLDPGSPFLELSPLAANGLYDDEAPSAGIITGVGRVSGRECVIVANDATVKGGTYYPLTVKKHLRAQEVALHNNLPCIYLVDSGGAFLPRQDDVFPDREHFGRIFYNQATMSARGIPQIAAVLGSCTAGGAYVPAMSDEAVIVRNQGTIFLGGPPLVKAATGEVVTAEELGGGDVHSRQSGVTDHLADDDAHALRIVRDIVSTLGPRTPRPWDVRPVEEPAADPRELYGVVPTDSRTPYDVREVIARVVDGSRFSEFKKEYGATLVTGFAHIHGHPVGIIANNGVLFAESAMKGAHFIELCDRRSIPLVFLQNITGFMVGKAYEAGGIAKHGAKMVTAVACARVPKFTVIIGGSFGAGNYSMCGRAYSPRFLWMWPNARISVMGGEQAASVLSTVRRDAIEARGGEWSAEDEDAFKAPIRGQYEHQGSPYYSTARLWDDGVIDPADTRTVLGLALSAAANAPLPEVNYGVFRM; via the coding sequence ATGGACACGCCGGTACTGAGCAGTTCCGCGGATCCGCGCAGCGACGCGTTCGCCCGCAGCGTCACCTCGCACGGCGAGCTCGTCGAGGACCTGCGCAAGCGCCTGGACGCCGCCCGCCTCGGCGGGCCCGAGAAGTCCCGTATCCGGCACGTCGAACGGGGCAAGCTGCTGCCGCGCGACCGCGTCGACACGTTGCTGGACCCGGGTTCGCCGTTCCTGGAGCTCTCGCCGCTCGCGGCCAACGGCCTCTACGACGACGAGGCGCCGAGCGCCGGGATCATCACCGGCGTCGGGCGCGTCTCCGGGCGTGAGTGCGTGATCGTGGCCAACGACGCCACCGTCAAAGGTGGCACGTACTACCCGCTCACGGTCAAGAAGCACCTGCGCGCCCAGGAAGTGGCGCTGCACAACAACCTCCCGTGCATCTACCTCGTCGACTCCGGCGGCGCGTTCCTGCCGCGCCAGGACGACGTGTTCCCCGACCGCGAGCACTTCGGGCGCATCTTCTACAACCAGGCCACCATGTCCGCGCGCGGCATCCCGCAGATCGCGGCCGTGCTCGGCTCGTGCACGGCGGGCGGCGCGTACGTGCCGGCCATGAGCGACGAAGCGGTGATCGTCCGCAACCAGGGCACGATCTTCCTCGGCGGCCCGCCGCTGGTGAAGGCGGCGACCGGTGAGGTCGTCACGGCCGAAGAGCTGGGCGGCGGCGACGTGCACTCCCGCCAGTCCGGCGTCACCGACCACCTCGCCGACGACGACGCCCACGCGCTGCGCATCGTCCGCGACATCGTCTCCACGCTCGGCCCGCGCACGCCGCGGCCGTGGGACGTGCGGCCCGTCGAGGAGCCGGCGGCAGACCCGCGCGAGCTCTACGGTGTGGTGCCCACCGATTCGCGCACCCCGTACGACGTGCGCGAGGTGATCGCGCGCGTGGTCGACGGCAGCCGGTTCTCCGAGTTCAAGAAGGAATACGGCGCCACGCTCGTCACCGGCTTCGCGCACATCCACGGCCACCCGGTGGGCATCATCGCCAACAACGGCGTGCTGTTCGCCGAGTCGGCCATGAAGGGCGCGCACTTCATCGAACTGTGCGACCGCCGCTCGATTCCCTTGGTGTTCCTGCAGAACATCACCGGCTTCATGGTCGGCAAGGCGTATGAGGCCGGCGGCATCGCGAAGCACGGCGCGAAAATGGTCACGGCCGTCGCGTGTGCGCGGGTACCGAAGTTCACCGTGATCATCGGCGGCTCGTTCGGCGCCGGCAACTACTCGATGTGCGGCCGGGCGTACTCGCCACGGTTCCTGTGGATGTGGCCCAACGCGCGGATCTCCGTGATGGGCGGCGAGCAGGCGGCTTCGGTGCTTTCGACGGTCCGCCGCGACGCCATCGAGGCCCGCGGCGGCGAGTGGTCGGCCGAGGACGAGGACGCGTTCAAGGCGCCGATCCGCGGCCAGTACGAGCACCAGGGCAGCCCGTACTACTCCACCGCGCGGCTGTGGGACGACGGCGTGATCGACCCGGCGGACACCCGCACGGTGCTCGGGCTCGCGCTGTCGGCCGCGGCCAACGCGCCCCTGCCCGAGGTCAACTACGGCGTTTTCCGGATGTGA